A stretch of the Myripristis murdjan chromosome 24, fMyrMur1.1, whole genome shotgun sequence genome encodes the following:
- the znf512 gene encoding uncharacterized protein znf512 isoform X1 yields MDHAHIGRDMSPLYVPRKRKSAQSQPKSGVPCPVVQRMPDRACQLSVIGHSKNDESQAQDALKMKRTYGRKRYEDLQSVPLGTVEYPTTSCSVMSSSGMVNGADPGSLAPPTARLPPRLVAKDVWPQGPEANRDRCQPQDQSWNSSRDRGPEAWTAGRDRPQEQVWNSGRDRGGNSSQDQTWAPGRDRAHTGSDQAWATGRDRGPEQAWATGRDRAQDQAWNPGRDPGRDRASSGPEQAWSTSRSQDQAWSNRDRGQEHVWRPDLNMKKVQRVEMERSPSVSFPQPPDGRDSGSDVVSAGGLQSSPEASTAQPSEVLKTPVVSAKKEPPTYPAGSQEERWQLQIVAKGRVTCPKCKSVSRKTVEGLKKHMENCRLQPFTCQHCGKQLKSSTGMKYHIMADHSHLPSPDEANDLDDRAVKDKLRKILKRLGKLKCSKEGCNAGFTSIMGYLYHMKKCGKEESELEKLMLNCSHCGKAYKSKAGLEYHLKSEHAPTPQQSEEDEALKAQREANPERTASGRVQRASAQVANFHLAEIANNELPKDWPKRKFQSDLVPDDKKLKYARPGLPAFSQEVLRKWKNEVKLQRKVQCPNQGCGCTYTSVSGLKAHLGLCTRGDFEAGKYRCLICNKEFNSESGVKYHINSVHSQDWFVTNKKASKKFEKFLKNQPKELVHSVDKQIIDQYHQHHVQHLQHHQQHHPHHHPHQQHPLQHQPLQQPLQPLHHLQQQTQLLHPEHQHIPPQIDPQLQQPLLHYTPLEPPVGPMWVDMDRRATVIGTEQAPPDMGTASMNKPGGESSGSTEGKRREKASRGAEKGKADGKRKDCFAFTSGGAGVGGGSSSSSSSSSSSNTGSSSSESEVEQQDRQRQIDQWNLKRPGIMDANPEVAKRQRNNS; encoded by the exons ATGGACCACGCACACATTGGCCGGGATATGTCTCCTTTGTATGTGCCAAGGAAGAGAAAGTCTGCGCAGTCTCAACCAAAAAGTGGTGTGCCATGCCCAG TTGTTCAGCGAATGCCAGATAGAGCCTGTCAGTTGAGTGTGATTGGCCATTCTAAG AATGACGAGTCTCAAGCCCAAGACGCTCTAAAGATGAAAAGAACTTATGGTAGAAAAAG ATACGAGGACCTCCAGAGTGTTCCCTTAGGAACAGTAGAATATCCAACCACCAGCTGTTCAGTGATGTCATCAAGTGGAATGGTTAATGGGGCTGACCCAGGGTCCTTGGCCCCGCCTACTGCAAGGCTGCCCCCGAGGCTGGTGGCAAAAGATGTCTGGCCACAAGGCCCAGAGGCCAACAGAGATCGATGCCAGCCTCAGGACCAGAGCTGGAACTCTAGCAGGGATCGAGGTCCCGAGGCCTGGACAGCAGGTAGAGACCGACCCCAGGAACAGGTGTGGAACTCAGGCAGAGACCGAGGGGGAAACTCTAGTCAGGACCAGACCTGGGCTCCAGGCAGAGACAGGGCCCATACCGGATCAGACCAGGCCTGGGCAACAGGTCGAGACCGAGGTCCTGAGCAGGCTTGGGCCACTGGTAGAGACCGAGCCCAGGATCAGGCCTGGAACCCAGGCAGGGATCCTGGAAGAGACAGGGCTTCCTCAGGGCCGGAGCAGGCATGGAGCACCAGCCGTAGCCAAGACCAGGCCTGGagcaacagagacagaggacaggaaCACGTCTGGAGGCCTG ACTTGAACATGAAGAAAGTCCAGAGAGTGGAAATGGAGCGAAGTCCGTCTGTTAGCTTCCCACAGCCACCAGATGGCAGAGACTCTG GTTCAGATGTAGTCAGTGCTGGTGGTCTCCAAAGCAGCCCAGAGGCTTCCACAGCCCAGCCCAGTGAGGTACTGAAAACCCCGGTCGTCTCAGCCAAGAAGGAGCCTCCGACCTACCCTGCAG GCAGTCAAGAGGAACGTTGGCAGCTCCAGATCGTGGCCAAAGGCAGAGTCACCTGCCCGAAATGTAAAAGTGTCAGCAGGAAGACTGTGGAGGGCCTGAAGAAACACATGGAGAACTGCCGACTG CAACCCTTTACCTGTCAACACTGTGGGAAACAGCTGAAGTCTTCAACAGGAATGAAGTACCACATCATGGCTGACCACAGCCACTTG CCCTCACCGGACGAAGCCAATGACCTGGATGATCGTGCAGTCAAAGACAAACTGCGCAAAATTCTGAAGAGACTGGGCAAATTAAAATGTTCCAAAGAG GGCTGCAACGCTGGCTTTACCAGCATCATGGGCTACCTGTACCACATGAAGAAGTGTGGGAAGGAAGAATCAGAGCTGGAGAAGTTGATGCTAAATTGCTCTCACTGCGGAAAAGCCTACAAGTCCAAGGCTGGTCTAGAGTACCACCTCAAATCCGAGCACGCTCCT ACACCCCAACAAAGTGAGGAAGACGAAGCACTGAAAGCCCAGAGGGAGGCCAACCCAGAGAGGACGGCTAGCGGAAGGGTGCAGCGAGCCTCGGCCCAGGTAGCCAACTTTCACCTAGCTGAGATTGCCAACAATGAGTTGCCCAAGGACTGGCCCAAGAGAAAGTTCCAGTCTGACCTGGTGCCTGATGACAAAAAA CTGAAATATGCCCGACCAGGCCTGCCTGCCTTCAGCCAAGAGGTGCTGAGGAAGTGGAAGAATGAGGTAAAACTACAGAGGAAAGTCCAGTGTCCCAACCAG GGTTGTGGCTGCACCTACACCAGTGTGTCTGGACTTAAGGCTCATCTGGGACTCTGCACAAGG GGTGACTTTGAGGCTGGAAAATACAGATGTCTGATCTGCAACAAGGAGTTCAACTCAGAGAGTGGTGTGAAATACCACATCAATTCTGTCCATTCACAG GACTGGTTTGTGACAAACAAAAAGGCCTCCAAGAAGTTTGAGAAATTTCTCAAAAACCAGCCCAAGGAGCTCGTCCACAGTGTGGACAAACAGATCATAGATCAGTACCACCAACACCACGTCCAGCATCTCcagcatcatcagcagcatcatcctcatcatcatcctcatcagcAGCATCCGCTCCAGCACCAACCCCTACAGCAACCACTCCAGCCTTTGCATCACCTCCAGCAGCAAACCCAGCTCCTCCACCCTGAACACCAGCACATCCCTCCACAGATAGATCCTCAGCTCCAGCAGCCACTGCTCCATTATACCCCTCTAGAGCCACCTGTGGGACCCATGTGGGTGGATATGGACCGGAGAGCAACTGTGATCGGGACAGAACAGGCACCGCCTGACATGGGAACAGCTTCTATGAACAAACCTGGAGGGGAGAGCAGTGGATCtacagaggggaagaggagggagaaggcctcaagaggagcagagaaaggGAAGGCAGATGGGAAGAGGAAGGATTGCTTTGCTTTCACCAGCGGTGGTGCCGGTGTTGGCggtggtagcagcagcagcagcagtagcagcagcagcagtaacaccGGCAGCTCGTCTAGTGAATCAGAGGTGGAgcagcaagacagacagagacagatcgACCAGTGGAATCTGAAAAGGCCTGGCATCATGGACGCAAACCCTGAGGTTGCTAAGCGACAGAGAAACAACTCCTAA
- the znf512 gene encoding zinc finger protein 512 isoform X2 — protein sequence MKRTYGRKRYEDLQSVPLGTVEYPTTSCSVMSSSGMVNGADPGSLAPPTARLPPRLVAKDVWPQGPEANRDRCQPQDQSWNSSRDRGPEAWTAGRDRPQEQVWNSGRDRGGNSSQDQTWAPGRDRAHTGSDQAWATGRDRGPEQAWATGRDRAQDQAWNPGRDPGRDRASSGPEQAWSTSRSQDQAWSNRDRGQEHVWRPDLNMKKVQRVEMERSPSVSFPQPPDGRDSGSDVVSAGGLQSSPEASTAQPSEVLKTPVVSAKKEPPTYPAGSQEERWQLQIVAKGRVTCPKCKSVSRKTVEGLKKHMENCRLQPFTCQHCGKQLKSSTGMKYHIMADHSHLPSPDEANDLDDRAVKDKLRKILKRLGKLKCSKEGCNAGFTSIMGYLYHMKKCGKEESELEKLMLNCSHCGKAYKSKAGLEYHLKSEHAPTPQQSEEDEALKAQREANPERTASGRVQRASAQVANFHLAEIANNELPKDWPKRKFQSDLVPDDKKLKYARPGLPAFSQEVLRKWKNEVKLQRKVQCPNQGCGCTYTSVSGLKAHLGLCTRGDFEAGKYRCLICNKEFNSESGVKYHINSVHSQDWFVTNKKASKKFEKFLKNQPKELVHSVDKQIIDQYHQHHVQHLQHHQQHHPHHHPHQQHPLQHQPLQQPLQPLHHLQQQTQLLHPEHQHIPPQIDPQLQQPLLHYTPLEPPVGPMWVDMDRRATVIGTEQAPPDMGTASMNKPGGESSGSTEGKRREKASRGAEKGKADGKRKDCFAFTSGGAGVGGGSSSSSSSSSSSNTGSSSSESEVEQQDRQRQIDQWNLKRPGIMDANPEVAKRQRNNS from the exons ATGAAAAGAACTTATGGTAGAAAAAG ATACGAGGACCTCCAGAGTGTTCCCTTAGGAACAGTAGAATATCCAACCACCAGCTGTTCAGTGATGTCATCAAGTGGAATGGTTAATGGGGCTGACCCAGGGTCCTTGGCCCCGCCTACTGCAAGGCTGCCCCCGAGGCTGGTGGCAAAAGATGTCTGGCCACAAGGCCCAGAGGCCAACAGAGATCGATGCCAGCCTCAGGACCAGAGCTGGAACTCTAGCAGGGATCGAGGTCCCGAGGCCTGGACAGCAGGTAGAGACCGACCCCAGGAACAGGTGTGGAACTCAGGCAGAGACCGAGGGGGAAACTCTAGTCAGGACCAGACCTGGGCTCCAGGCAGAGACAGGGCCCATACCGGATCAGACCAGGCCTGGGCAACAGGTCGAGACCGAGGTCCTGAGCAGGCTTGGGCCACTGGTAGAGACCGAGCCCAGGATCAGGCCTGGAACCCAGGCAGGGATCCTGGAAGAGACAGGGCTTCCTCAGGGCCGGAGCAGGCATGGAGCACCAGCCGTAGCCAAGACCAGGCCTGGagcaacagagacagaggacaggaaCACGTCTGGAGGCCTG ACTTGAACATGAAGAAAGTCCAGAGAGTGGAAATGGAGCGAAGTCCGTCTGTTAGCTTCCCACAGCCACCAGATGGCAGAGACTCTG GTTCAGATGTAGTCAGTGCTGGTGGTCTCCAAAGCAGCCCAGAGGCTTCCACAGCCCAGCCCAGTGAGGTACTGAAAACCCCGGTCGTCTCAGCCAAGAAGGAGCCTCCGACCTACCCTGCAG GCAGTCAAGAGGAACGTTGGCAGCTCCAGATCGTGGCCAAAGGCAGAGTCACCTGCCCGAAATGTAAAAGTGTCAGCAGGAAGACTGTGGAGGGCCTGAAGAAACACATGGAGAACTGCCGACTG CAACCCTTTACCTGTCAACACTGTGGGAAACAGCTGAAGTCTTCAACAGGAATGAAGTACCACATCATGGCTGACCACAGCCACTTG CCCTCACCGGACGAAGCCAATGACCTGGATGATCGTGCAGTCAAAGACAAACTGCGCAAAATTCTGAAGAGACTGGGCAAATTAAAATGTTCCAAAGAG GGCTGCAACGCTGGCTTTACCAGCATCATGGGCTACCTGTACCACATGAAGAAGTGTGGGAAGGAAGAATCAGAGCTGGAGAAGTTGATGCTAAATTGCTCTCACTGCGGAAAAGCCTACAAGTCCAAGGCTGGTCTAGAGTACCACCTCAAATCCGAGCACGCTCCT ACACCCCAACAAAGTGAGGAAGACGAAGCACTGAAAGCCCAGAGGGAGGCCAACCCAGAGAGGACGGCTAGCGGAAGGGTGCAGCGAGCCTCGGCCCAGGTAGCCAACTTTCACCTAGCTGAGATTGCCAACAATGAGTTGCCCAAGGACTGGCCCAAGAGAAAGTTCCAGTCTGACCTGGTGCCTGATGACAAAAAA CTGAAATATGCCCGACCAGGCCTGCCTGCCTTCAGCCAAGAGGTGCTGAGGAAGTGGAAGAATGAGGTAAAACTACAGAGGAAAGTCCAGTGTCCCAACCAG GGTTGTGGCTGCACCTACACCAGTGTGTCTGGACTTAAGGCTCATCTGGGACTCTGCACAAGG GGTGACTTTGAGGCTGGAAAATACAGATGTCTGATCTGCAACAAGGAGTTCAACTCAGAGAGTGGTGTGAAATACCACATCAATTCTGTCCATTCACAG GACTGGTTTGTGACAAACAAAAAGGCCTCCAAGAAGTTTGAGAAATTTCTCAAAAACCAGCCCAAGGAGCTCGTCCACAGTGTGGACAAACAGATCATAGATCAGTACCACCAACACCACGTCCAGCATCTCcagcatcatcagcagcatcatcctcatcatcatcctcatcagcAGCATCCGCTCCAGCACCAACCCCTACAGCAACCACTCCAGCCTTTGCATCACCTCCAGCAGCAAACCCAGCTCCTCCACCCTGAACACCAGCACATCCCTCCACAGATAGATCCTCAGCTCCAGCAGCCACTGCTCCATTATACCCCTCTAGAGCCACCTGTGGGACCCATGTGGGTGGATATGGACCGGAGAGCAACTGTGATCGGGACAGAACAGGCACCGCCTGACATGGGAACAGCTTCTATGAACAAACCTGGAGGGGAGAGCAGTGGATCtacagaggggaagaggagggagaaggcctcaagaggagcagagaaaggGAAGGCAGATGGGAAGAGGAAGGATTGCTTTGCTTTCACCAGCGGTGGTGCCGGTGTTGGCggtggtagcagcagcagcagcagtagcagcagcagcagtaacaccGGCAGCTCGTCTAGTGAATCAGAGGTGGAgcagcaagacagacagagacagatcgACCAGTGGAATCTGAAAAGGCCTGGCATCATGGACGCAAACCCTGAGGTTGCTAAGCGACAGAGAAACAACTCCTAA